The Chelatococcus sp. HY11 genome includes a window with the following:
- the topA gene encoding type I DNA topoisomerase, translated as MKVVVVESPAKAKTINKYLGSGYEVLASFGHIRDLPAKDGSVDPDADFAMVWELEDRGAKRMSEIVRAVKGADKLILATDPDREGEAISWHVVEALGEKKALRGIPVERVTFNAITKDAVLDAMAHPRQIDQALVDAYLARRALDYLVGFTLSPVLWRKLPGARSAGRVQSVALRLVCDREREIETFVPREYWSLIALLATTHGATFEARLVGADGQKISRLDIGKGEEAAAFKRDLEAATFQVVSVEAKPAKRHPQPPFTTSTLQQEASRKLGLAPARTMQIAQKLYEGVEIGGETVGLITYMRTDGVDMAPEAITSARSVIGKEFGDRYVPPQPRKYSVKAKNAQEAHEAVRPTDLSRLPADVLRYLDADQARLYELIWTRTIASQMESATFERTTVDIAARVGSRVLDLRATGQVVVFDGFLKLYQEGKDDEADEDGGRLPAMKAGENLEKREIRATQHFTEPPPRFTEASLVKRMEELGIGRPSTYAAVLAVLRDREYVSLDKKRLVPDDKGRIVTAFLESFFRRYVEYDFTADLEEKLDKVSNHEIDWKAVLRDFWRDFIVAVDETKSLRMTEVLDALNEELGPHIFPPRADGGDPRLCPSCGVGRLSLKLGKFGSFIGCSNYPECRYTRQLAAGGNGDAEGAGEAGGGPKVLGRDPATDLEVTLRDGRYGPYVQLGEGEKPKRQTLPKGTPPDVVSLEMALKLLSLPRQVAIHPETGKPILANIGRFGPYVQHEKTYANIGRDDDVLEIGANRAIDLIVAKEQGGGRRGSNDPGRPLGDDPESGKPVVVKAGRYGPYVTDGETNATLPKGTESDAVTLQEALALLKARREAGGSKKGGRKVAAKKPAAKKPAAKVAKSGADKASSKKAASTKAASTKAASTKAGAKKSVAQKAGAAAADDMSTTDEPAAPPAKSAAAKSAAGG; from the coding sequence ATGAAGGTCGTTGTCGTCGAATCTCCGGCCAAAGCCAAGACAATCAATAAGTATCTGGGTAGTGGCTACGAGGTTCTGGCATCCTTTGGGCATATCCGCGATTTGCCCGCCAAGGACGGTTCGGTTGATCCTGACGCCGATTTCGCGATGGTATGGGAGCTCGAGGATCGCGGCGCCAAGCGCATGTCGGAGATCGTGCGCGCCGTTAAGGGCGCTGACAAGCTGATACTCGCCACCGACCCCGATCGCGAAGGCGAGGCTATTTCCTGGCACGTGGTGGAGGCGCTCGGCGAAAAAAAGGCTCTGCGTGGCATTCCGGTCGAACGCGTGACCTTCAACGCGATCACCAAGGATGCTGTTCTGGACGCGATGGCGCATCCCCGGCAAATCGACCAGGCGCTCGTCGACGCCTATCTCGCGCGCCGGGCGCTCGACTATCTCGTCGGCTTTACCCTGTCACCAGTGCTCTGGCGCAAGCTGCCGGGCGCCCGTTCCGCCGGTCGGGTCCAATCAGTCGCGCTCAGGCTGGTCTGTGACCGCGAGCGCGAGATCGAAACCTTCGTTCCACGCGAGTATTGGTCCCTTATCGCCCTGCTTGCGACGACGCATGGAGCGACCTTCGAGGCGCGCCTTGTGGGTGCCGATGGGCAGAAGATAAGCCGGCTCGATATCGGCAAGGGCGAAGAAGCCGCAGCCTTCAAGCGTGATCTCGAAGCGGCGACGTTCCAGGTCGTCAGCGTGGAGGCGAAGCCCGCCAAGCGCCATCCGCAGCCGCCCTTCACTACCTCCACCCTGCAACAGGAGGCCTCGCGAAAGCTGGGGCTTGCACCGGCGCGGACCATGCAGATCGCGCAGAAGCTGTACGAGGGTGTCGAAATCGGCGGCGAAACGGTCGGTCTCATCACCTATATGCGAACCGATGGCGTCGATATGGCGCCAGAAGCCATCACATCCGCCCGCAGCGTAATCGGCAAAGAATTTGGCGATCGCTATGTGCCGCCGCAGCCCCGCAAGTACAGCGTGAAGGCCAAGAATGCGCAGGAAGCGCACGAGGCCGTGCGTCCCACCGATCTTTCGCGCCTGCCGGCCGATGTGCTGCGTTATCTCGATGCAGACCAAGCCCGCCTCTATGAGCTGATCTGGACGCGCACGATCGCCAGCCAGATGGAGTCGGCGACTTTCGAACGCACAACCGTTGATATCGCAGCGCGTGTCGGCTCGCGCGTGCTGGATCTGCGCGCGACCGGCCAGGTCGTGGTCTTTGATGGCTTCCTGAAGCTCTATCAAGAGGGCAAGGACGACGAGGCCGACGAGGACGGCGGCCGACTGCCGGCGATGAAAGCCGGTGAAAATCTCGAAAAGCGCGAGATCCGCGCCACTCAGCATTTCACGGAGCCGCCGCCGCGCTTCACCGAGGCGAGCCTCGTCAAGCGAATGGAAGAGCTCGGCATCGGCCGGCCCTCCACCTATGCCGCCGTGCTCGCGGTGCTGCGCGACCGCGAATATGTCAGCCTCGACAAGAAGCGCCTCGTGCCCGACGACAAGGGGCGCATCGTCACCGCCTTCCTCGAAAGCTTCTTCCGCCGTTATGTGGAGTACGACTTCACCGCGGATCTTGAGGAGAAGCTCGACAAGGTCTCCAACCACGAGATCGACTGGAAGGCGGTGCTCCGGGATTTCTGGCGCGACTTCATCGTGGCCGTGGATGAGACCAAGAGCCTGCGCATGACGGAGGTGCTCGACGCCCTCAATGAGGAACTCGGGCCGCATATTTTCCCGCCACGCGCCGACGGCGGCGATCCACGCCTGTGCCCCTCCTGCGGAGTGGGCCGGCTGTCGCTCAAGCTTGGCAAGTTCGGCTCGTTCATTGGTTGCTCGAACTACCCGGAATGTCGCTATACCCGCCAGCTGGCCGCAGGTGGCAACGGCGACGCAGAGGGTGCCGGCGAGGCCGGCGGGGGCCCGAAGGTGCTCGGCCGCGATCCGGCCACTGACCTTGAAGTCACCCTACGTGATGGCCGCTATGGTCCTTACGTGCAGCTGGGGGAGGGCGAAAAGCCCAAGCGTCAGACCCTTCCGAAGGGGACCCCGCCGGATGTGGTGAGCCTCGAGATGGCGCTCAAGCTCCTGTCGCTGCCGCGACAAGTCGCGATACATCCGGAGACGGGCAAGCCGATCCTCGCCAATATCGGCCGTTTCGGCCCCTATGTGCAGCACGAGAAGACCTACGCCAATATCGGCCGGGATGATGACGTGCTGGAAATTGGCGCGAACCGCGCGATCGATCTCATCGTCGCGAAGGAGCAGGGCGGCGGCCGCAGGGGCTCCAACGATCCCGGCCGTCCGCTGGGCGATGATCCGGAGAGTGGGAAGCCGGTGGTCGTCAAGGCTGGCCGCTATGGGCCGTATGTGACGGATGGCGAGACGAATGCGACCTTGCCGAAAGGCACCGAGAGCGACGCCGTGACGCTCCAGGAGGCCCTCGCTTTGCTTAAGGCCCGCCGGGAGGCTGGCGGGAGCAAGAAGGGTGGGCGCAAGGTTGCGGCCAAGAAGCCGGCCGCCAAGAAGCCAGCCGCCAAGGTGGCGAAATCGGGGGCGGACAAGGCCTCGTCCAAGAAAGCAGCCTCCACGAAGGCAGCTTCCACCAAGGCAGCTTCCACGAAGGCCGGGGCGAAAAAGTCTGTTGCCCAGAAGGCTGGCGCGGCGGCGGCAGACGACATGTCAACGACGGATGAGCCTGCTGCGCCGCCTGCCAAGTCCGCGGCTGCCAAGTCCGCAGCTGGTGGCTGA
- a CDS encoding histidine kinase dimerization/phosphoacceptor domain -containing protein, with the protein MTFGRSLRSRIVVTLGFVLLPAVVLAFVWIFTNVNALRDAKVANATRAASAMALQVNESLRDMILASAGLDANAGTTKSTTACNRELGSIVGAQQSYVGGAVVDHGRIACAIGVPEDAFARLASPERLATITAELSTGAPLVLERLDNTDAEKILTDNGLAIPTDGYLLAAVPSSLSKDGMLLVLLTRERIIAELSVPFMDIAHGAALFGADGTILAEWRSDSLPERWLPAMPFDGATAAGVSISGHSFRYFKLPLARTGVALLVGYPESAFFAAEQNILWVTLLPPVLMMGAAGVGALLAVDRLVIQWIVYLQRVTRVYGSGRYSVRALRLSRAPRELGELGYAFNHMADNIAHHATELSSAIDDKERLLRELHHRVKNNFQVIVSLLSLHKQSLPDKERDEVRFIEDHVNAMAVAYRVGYSYGEMGDAPVAELLYDIVDGLRRTADLAPDNVVVEVPPVTTRIDLDRAIGIGLYLAAMLPAYLDTVRADAAHSSSQMKVRVSAFVEGETLRLAVSVRPATTIVQLSHLRGRLTRAYIRQLSAQEVPADDSTERTILIPLDGIDAMGLPSGDRPAKSFRISGRHTGSPAG; encoded by the coding sequence ATGACATTTGGCCGTAGCCTTCGCAGCAGGATTGTCGTTACCCTCGGCTTTGTTCTCCTACCTGCTGTTGTTCTCGCCTTTGTGTGGATCTTCACGAATGTGAACGCCCTTCGCGATGCGAAGGTGGCTAACGCGACGCGCGCGGCGTCCGCCATGGCTCTCCAGGTCAACGAGTCGTTGCGGGATATGATCCTCGCAAGCGCCGGCCTCGATGCCAACGCAGGGACGACCAAGTCCACGACGGCGTGCAATCGCGAGCTCGGATCGATCGTCGGCGCACAACAGAGTTACGTCGGTGGAGCCGTTGTGGACCACGGGCGCATAGCCTGCGCGATCGGCGTGCCGGAGGATGCCTTTGCACGCCTCGCTTCGCCTGAACGTCTGGCGACAATCACCGCGGAACTGTCGACTGGAGCTCCCCTTGTGCTGGAGCGGCTCGACAATACCGACGCTGAAAAGATTCTGACGGATAATGGTCTGGCTATCCCGACCGACGGTTATCTCCTGGCGGCCGTGCCGAGCAGCCTGAGCAAGGATGGTATGCTGCTCGTGCTCCTGACCAGAGAGCGCATTATCGCCGAGCTCAGCGTACCTTTCATGGACATCGCCCATGGCGCTGCGCTGTTCGGGGCGGATGGAACGATCCTGGCGGAATGGCGGTCGGACAGCCTGCCCGAACGCTGGCTGCCAGCCATGCCGTTCGACGGCGCGACCGCCGCGGGGGTCTCGATCTCCGGCCATAGTTTTCGCTATTTCAAACTGCCGCTAGCGCGTACAGGCGTCGCGCTGCTGGTGGGATATCCCGAAAGCGCGTTTTTCGCGGCTGAGCAGAACATTCTTTGGGTGACGCTGTTGCCGCCGGTTCTCATGATGGGCGCCGCGGGAGTTGGCGCGCTGCTGGCCGTGGATCGCCTTGTGATCCAATGGATCGTCTATCTGCAGCGTGTCACACGGGTCTACGGCAGCGGGCGCTATTCGGTTCGTGCCCTGCGCCTGAGCAGGGCGCCACGCGAACTTGGTGAGCTTGGCTATGCCTTCAACCATATGGCCGACAACATAGCCCATCACGCCACCGAACTGAGTTCGGCGATCGATGACAAGGAGCGATTGCTGCGGGAGCTACACCATCGGGTGAAGAACAACTTCCAGGTCATCGTCTCGCTTCTGAGTCTGCATAAGCAAAGTCTTCCGGACAAGGAGCGCGATGAGGTCCGCTTCATAGAAGATCACGTGAACGCCATGGCCGTGGCTTACCGTGTCGGTTACAGCTATGGCGAGATGGGTGACGCACCGGTCGCGGAGCTTCTTTACGATATTGTCGATGGGTTGCGGCGCACGGCGGATCTAGCGCCAGACAACGTCGTGGTCGAGGTTCCGCCCGTCACGACCCGGATTGATCTCGATCGGGCGATTGGGATCGGTTTGTATCTCGCGGCTATGCTGCCTGCTTATCTGGACACGGTCCGCGCGGACGCGGCTCACTCGTCCTCGCAGATGAAGGTGAGGGTAAGCGCCTTTGTTGAAGGGGAGACATTGCGGCTTGCCGTTTCCGTCCGGCCAGCGACGACGATTGTTCAACTGTCTCATCTGCGCGGGCGTCTTACACGCGCCTATATCCGGCAGCTGTCCGCCCAAGAGGTGCCTGCGGATGATTCAACGGAAAGGACTATCCTCATTCCGTTGGATGGGATCGACGCGATGGGGCTTCCTTCGGGGGACAGGCCTGCGAAAAGCTTTCGCATCAGCGGCAGGCATACCGGATCACCCGCCGGATGA
- a CDS encoding DUF883 family protein produces MATKPNEGEYGAEIAKLREDITQLSNSIAQLVQREADNAAAQLRTSVGRAADAVAGRVNSVADDVARTGRQMASDAQHGVRNAATELESNIERNPLTAVLIAGGIGLVLGLLSRK; encoded by the coding sequence ATGGCCACCAAGCCGAATGAAGGGGAGTATGGCGCCGAGATCGCCAAGCTTCGCGAGGATATCACGCAGTTGTCCAACAGCATCGCGCAACTGGTGCAGCGTGAGGCGGACAACGCGGCGGCGCAGCTGAGGACCTCCGTTGGCCGGGCTGCTGATGCGGTCGCAGGCCGGGTCAATTCGGTCGCTGACGATGTTGCCCGGACTGGACGTCAAATGGCGTCGGACGCGCAACACGGCGTTCGGAATGCCGCGACGGAGCTTGAATCCAATATCGAGCGCAATCCCCTGACGGCTGTGCTGATCGCCGGTGGCATCGGCCTGGTGTTGGGCCTCCTGAGCCGCAAGTAA
- a CDS encoding sulfite oxidase produces MADSKQPAPIVRQQSPLNVEYPFSRLSDWLIPSDQFYIRNHFRMPGLAVTDWRLAVTGAVDRPLSLDLDALKALPKAEFAAVMECAGNGRVFYEPAREGLQWQDGAVGNAHWSGVLLRDVLALAGVRTNAVEVVLIGADRGLVDAGKKTASPGEIAFARSLPVTKAMSESALLAYAMNNEPLMLEHGFPLRAAIGGWYGMAWIKWLVEVRVVEQPFTGYWQTRDYIQWDRSLGEPMVAPLTTMNVKSQIAQPVNGAVVEAGRPLRIHGAAWAGEAGISIVEVATGDDAPWQAATLVGPASPHGWRLWEFIWTPPAPGRYHLKSRATDVLGNRQPEAAQPDRESYAANWVIPVMVEATAGPEEPADNFVI; encoded by the coding sequence ATGGCAGACAGCAAGCAGCCCGCGCCGATCGTCCGGCAACAGTCGCCGCTGAATGTCGAATATCCCTTCTCCCGATTATCAGATTGGCTGATCCCCAGCGATCAGTTCTACATCCGGAACCACTTCCGCATGCCGGGATTAGCCGTGACAGACTGGCGGCTTGCCGTCACAGGCGCGGTGGACAGGCCGCTCTCGCTTGATCTCGATGCGCTGAAGGCCCTGCCGAAGGCGGAATTTGCGGCCGTCATGGAATGCGCGGGCAACGGCCGCGTCTTCTATGAACCCGCCAGGGAGGGCCTGCAATGGCAGGACGGCGCCGTGGGCAACGCGCACTGGTCCGGTGTGCTGCTGCGTGACGTCCTGGCGCTTGCCGGCGTCCGGACGAATGCGGTCGAGGTGGTGTTGATCGGCGCGGATCGCGGGCTGGTCGACGCCGGCAAGAAGACCGCGTCACCCGGCGAGATCGCCTTCGCGCGCAGCCTACCGGTCACCAAGGCCATGTCGGAAAGCGCGCTCCTCGCCTATGCCATGAACAACGAACCCCTCATGCTGGAACACGGCTTTCCCCTGCGTGCGGCGATCGGCGGCTGGTACGGCATGGCCTGGATCAAGTGGCTGGTGGAGGTCCGGGTCGTCGAGCAGCCTTTCACCGGCTACTGGCAGACGCGGGATTATATCCAATGGGATCGGAGCCTCGGCGAACCCATGGTTGCGCCGCTGACGACCATGAACGTCAAGTCGCAGATCGCGCAGCCCGTCAACGGCGCGGTCGTTGAAGCCGGCCGTCCCCTGCGCATCCATGGCGCCGCCTGGGCGGGTGAGGCCGGCATCAGCATCGTCGAGGTCGCCACTGGCGACGATGCGCCGTGGCAGGCCGCGACCCTCGTAGGCCCGGCCTCGCCGCACGGCTGGCGCCTCTGGGAATTCATTTGGACGCCGCCCGCCCCCGGCCGCTACCATCTCAAGTCCCGTGCCACGGACGTCCTCGGCAACCGCCAGCCCGAGGCCGCGCAGCCGGACCGTGAGAGCTACGCGGCCAATTGGGTCATCCCCGTCATGGTCGAAGCGACGGCCGGCCCCGAGGAGCCGGCCGACAATTTCGTCATATGA
- a CDS encoding NepR family anti-sigma factor — protein MGARRSADEETQELHPGTRINGGVKQGGSAFEGERGVHMTHPATAVDGMGAQLSPALRGVSAQFAERLTDLYRTTLEQPVPDRFLELLDKLDRREGQG, from the coding sequence ATGGGGGCGCGTCGCTCTGCAGATGAAGAGACGCAGGAGTTGCATCCCGGTACCCGTATCAACGGCGGCGTGAAACAAGGGGGTTCCGCATTTGAGGGCGAACGTGGCGTGCATATGACTCATCCAGCAACGGCGGTGGATGGAATGGGTGCCCAGCTTTCTCCCGCCTTGCGAGGGGTGAGCGCCCAATTTGCCGAACGGCTCACGGACCTCTATCGAACAACGCTTGAGCAGCCTGTGCCAGATCGCTTTCTTGAGCTGTTGGACAAGCTCGACCGCAGGGAAGGGCAGGGATGA
- a CDS encoding DUF1579 domain-containing protein yields the protein MKVEPQKEHRWLEQLVGEWTVSMPACDDGSTASSEAPSKPWSETTRMLHGVWLISEGSGEMSDGGSGTNQLTLGYDPAKQRYVGTWVGSMMTHLWVYEGALDPTGKVLTLDTVGPGFEDPAKSTRYQDVITIEDDNNRTLSSRFLAEDGTWKPVMTMHYRRKM from the coding sequence ATGAAAGTCGAACCGCAGAAAGAACATCGCTGGCTCGAGCAACTGGTCGGCGAGTGGACCGTGTCCATGCCCGCCTGTGACGACGGCTCCACGGCTTCATCAGAAGCTCCATCCAAGCCTTGGTCCGAGACGACGCGCATGCTCCATGGCGTTTGGCTGATTTCCGAGGGCAGCGGCGAGATGTCTGATGGCGGATCGGGTACAAACCAGCTGACTCTCGGCTATGACCCGGCCAAACAGCGGTATGTCGGAACCTGGGTCGGTTCGATGATGACGCATCTCTGGGTCTACGAAGGCGCGCTCGACCCGACGGGCAAGGTTCTGACTCTCGATACCGTGGGGCCTGGGTTCGAGGATCCTGCCAAAAGCACGCGCTATCAGGATGTCATCACAATTGAGGACGATAACAACCGCACGCTGTCATCCCGCTTCCTCGCCGAGGACGGAACGTGGAAGCCGGTCATGACGATGCACTATCGCCGCAAGATGTGA
- a CDS encoding response regulator, translating to MSLSQAIAPHLPYLRRFARALSGTQSGGDAYAVATLEAIMADPAEIDDAQDLRVALFRILLRVWNSVPLNEAANPVSPMDIEPAMGAEANVQRRLEALPPRPRLAFLLQAVEGFSVQRIAETLDCSQDEVAELLGQASKDISDQLATDILIIEDEPIIAMDLEALVESLGHRVTNIARTHREAVGAIATQKPGLVLADIQLADGSSGIDAVNDILSEIEIPVIFITAYPERLLTGLRPEPTFLVTKPFNADAVKAIISQALFFDRRSHRADAAAAS from the coding sequence ATGTCCCTCTCTCAGGCAATTGCACCACATCTGCCCTATCTGCGCCGATTCGCGCGTGCCTTATCCGGCACCCAAAGTGGTGGTGATGCCTATGCCGTTGCCACGCTGGAAGCCATCATGGCGGATCCGGCGGAAATCGACGATGCGCAAGATCTTCGCGTCGCTCTCTTCCGTATTCTGTTGCGTGTCTGGAACTCGGTGCCACTCAATGAAGCGGCCAATCCCGTTTCGCCCATGGACATAGAACCCGCCATGGGTGCCGAGGCCAACGTCCAGCGCAGACTGGAGGCGCTTCCTCCGCGCCCCCGTCTCGCTTTTCTCCTCCAGGCAGTGGAAGGCTTTTCCGTTCAGCGTATCGCCGAAACCCTCGATTGCAGCCAGGATGAAGTCGCAGAACTTCTCGGGCAGGCGAGCAAGGACATTTCCGATCAGCTGGCCACGGACATCCTTATTATTGAGGACGAACCCATCATCGCGATGGATCTGGAGGCCCTTGTGGAAAGCCTCGGCCATCGCGTGACAAATATCGCGCGTACACATCGCGAAGCCGTCGGCGCCATCGCGACACAAAAGCCGGGATTGGTGCTTGCCGATATCCAGCTTGCCGATGGCAGCTCGGGCATCGACGCCGTAAACGACATCCTCTCGGAAATCGAGATACCCGTGATCTTTATCACGGCTTACCCCGAGCGGCTCCTGACCGGCCTGCGCCCCGAGCCGACATTTCTTGTTACCAAGCCGTTCAACGCGGATGCCGTAAAGGCGATCATCAGCCAGGCGCTCTTCTTCGACCGGCGGTCCCACCGCGCTGACGCCGCGGCGGCCAGCTGA
- a CDS encoding MarR family transcriptional regulator, which translates to MSKHVEIPFETTILVRDTCLCLHVQRAARALARRFDEALRPLGLTNGQFSLLMSLNRPHPPAIGSVASLLAMDRTTLTAALKPLERRELITIAPDPRDKRSRLLSLTAGGKTLLAEAVPIWKREHAIVDALLGDGVPERLRNDLGRIA; encoded by the coding sequence ATGTCAAAGCACGTCGAGATCCCTTTTGAAACGACAATTCTGGTGCGCGATACGTGCCTCTGCCTGCATGTGCAGCGCGCGGCCCGTGCATTGGCACGGCGTTTCGACGAGGCTCTCCGACCTCTTGGACTGACGAACGGGCAGTTCTCCCTGCTGATGTCCCTGAACCGGCCCCATCCACCGGCAATCGGTTCGGTGGCTTCGCTTCTGGCCATGGACAGGACGACGTTGACGGCCGCCCTGAAACCCTTGGAACGGCGTGAACTCATCACCATCGCGCCGGATCCCAGGGATAAGCGCAGCCGCCTTCTGTCGCTGACCGCGGGCGGCAAAACCTTGCTCGCGGAGGCGGTCCCGATCTGGAAACGCGAACATGCCATCGTTGACGCCTTGCTTGGCGACGGCGTCCCCGAACGTCTTCGCAACGACCTTGGCCGAATTGCCTGA
- a CDS encoding VOC family protein, which produces MAGPEGKFVWYELATSDKEAAEAFYKNVVGWTMQDSGMVDFAYTILHAGEQPIGGLMTLPQDACDAGAKPGWMGYIGVADVDAKADAVVKAGGKIYRAPEDIPEVGRFAVVADPQGAVFTLFKGQGEDQPDAAPGANGHVGWHELMAIDHKAALAFYSGLFGWTKDESLDMGEMGTYQLFACGSQPVGGMMDKPPVVPAPFWTFYFNVEDIDAAIDRLKAGGGQVINGPMEVPGGAWIVQALDPQGVVFSLTAPPKGGMTSTM; this is translated from the coding sequence ATGGCCGGTCCAGAGGGTAAGTTCGTCTGGTACGAGTTGGCCACCAGCGACAAGGAGGCCGCTGAAGCGTTCTACAAGAACGTCGTAGGCTGGACTATGCAGGATTCAGGCATGGTCGATTTTGCCTATACCATCCTGCATGCGGGCGAGCAGCCTATCGGCGGCCTCATGACACTGCCGCAGGACGCTTGCGACGCTGGCGCCAAGCCGGGATGGATGGGTTATATCGGCGTCGCGGATGTGGATGCCAAGGCGGATGCCGTCGTAAAGGCCGGCGGCAAGATCTACCGCGCGCCGGAAGACATCCCCGAAGTCGGGCGCTTCGCTGTCGTCGCGGATCCGCAGGGTGCGGTTTTCACCCTGTTCAAGGGCCAGGGCGAGGATCAGCCGGACGCGGCGCCTGGCGCCAACGGCCATGTGGGGTGGCATGAGCTGATGGCCATCGATCACAAGGCCGCGCTCGCCTTCTATTCCGGCCTGTTCGGCTGGACGAAGGACGAGAGCCTTGATATGGGCGAGATGGGCACATACCAGCTCTTCGCGTGCGGAAGCCAACCCGTCGGCGGGATGATGGACAAGCCGCCGGTCGTTCCCGCCCCCTTCTGGACCTTCTATTTCAACGTCGAGGACATCGACGCGGCCATCGACCGGCTCAAGGCGGGCGGCGGACAGGTCATCAACGGGCCGATGGAAGTGCCCGGCGGCGCCTGGATCGTCCAGGCGCTCGATCCCCAGGGCGTTGTGTTCTCGCTGACGGCGCCACCCAAGGGCGGCATGACCTCCACCATGTAA
- a CDS encoding DUF1328 domain-containing protein has translation MISWAITFLVIALIAAVLGFGGIAGTAISIAQIIFYVAIVLFIISAIVSIVRGRQSPL, from the coding sequence ATGATCAGCTGGGCAATAACTTTTCTAGTTATCGCGCTTATTGCCGCGGTACTTGGTTTCGGCGGAATTGCCGGAACGGCTATTTCGATCGCACAGATCATTTTCTACGTCGCAATCGTGCTCTTCATCATTTCCGCGATTGTCAGCATCGTGCGCGGGCGTCAGTCGCCCCTTTAA
- a CDS encoding CsbD family protein — protein sequence MNWDRVEGNWKQFKGNLQQQWGKLTNDDLDVVQGKRTELAGKLQERYGVAKDEAERQIDDWLKKTH from the coding sequence ATGAACTGGGATCGTGTTGAAGGTAACTGGAAGCAGTTTAAGGGAAATTTGCAGCAGCAGTGGGGTAAGCTCACTAACGACGATCTGGATGTCGTGCAGGGCAAGCGCACGGAACTCGCCGGGAAGCTGCAGGAGCGCTATGGCGTGGCGAAGGATGAAGCCGAGCGGCAGATCGACGACTGGCTCAAGAAAACCCACTAG
- a CDS encoding thioredoxin family protein, whose product MQGNPVVSRDEWLTARKALLEKEKEMTRLRDAVNAARLALPWTRVDKAYVFDTPEGRKTLGGLFAGRSQLVIYHFMFGPDWEAGCPSCSFLADHLEGALPHLEHHDVTVTLVSRAPLEKLQAYKTRMGWHLPWVSSYKSDFNFDYHVSFSPDEINSGSIVYNFDMMSPFGDLDELHGLSAFTKNEAGEVLHTYSGYARGLEELLGAMMVLDRAPKGRNEKTIMDFVRRHDEYGPQSQSTCCHSKG is encoded by the coding sequence ATGCAAGGCAATCCTGTCGTGTCCCGCGACGAATGGCTCACCGCGCGCAAGGCCCTGTTGGAGAAGGAAAAGGAAATGACGCGGCTGCGCGATGCGGTCAACGCCGCGCGGCTGGCGCTGCCCTGGACGAGGGTCGACAAGGCCTATGTCTTTGATACCCCGGAGGGGCGGAAGACCCTGGGCGGGCTGTTCGCCGGGCGCAGCCAGCTCGTCATCTATCACTTCATGTTCGGGCCGGATTGGGAGGCTGGCTGCCCGAGCTGCTCATTCCTTGCGGACCATCTCGAAGGTGCCTTGCCCCATCTGGAGCATCATGATGTCACGGTGACGCTGGTGTCACGGGCTCCTCTTGAGAAGCTGCAGGCCTACAAGACGCGCATGGGATGGCATTTGCCATGGGTGTCATCCTATAAGAGCGACTTCAACTTTGATTATCATGTATCATTTTCGCCCGATGAGATTAACAGCGGCAGTATAGTCTACAATTTCGACATGATGTCCCCGTTCGGGGATCTGGATGAACTGCACGGGCTAAGCGCCTTCACGAAAAATGAAGCGGGAGAGGTGCTCCACACCTATTCCGGTTACGCAAGAGGCCTTGAGGAGCTCCTGGGTGCCATGATGGTTCTCGATCGTGCGCCAAAGGGGCGCAACGAAAAGACCATCATGGATTTCGTGCGTCGCCACGATGAGTATGGGCCCCAATCGCAATCCACCTGTTGTCATTCAAAAGGATGA